The Halovivax ruber XH-70 genome includes the window GCGCCAGAAAGGCCTCCTCGCGCGTCGCCGGCGTGGCCTCGACTCGCCGGTCGCCGGGGAGCCACAGGACGACGCCGACGTCCATCTCGAACAGGTGGTCGGCGAGCGTCGCCAGCGCCGCAGCGAGGTCGTCGGCATCGCCTTCAGCGACGGTGCCCGCCATGGTGAGTCGGTCGAGACCGTCGTCCGCGACGAACTCCTTGACGACCAGATCCCCGTCGGGTCGTTTGGCCGCCGACTTCCAGTGGACGTCGCGCAAAGAGTCACCACGTTCGTACTCGCGGAGGTGTTCGAAGACCGCCCGGTCGAACTCGGTCGCGTCCGAGACGTAGCCTTCCAACTGGGCTCTGGCGTCCGGCCGCAGTTCGTAGACGGGTGGATAGACGACGACCGGTTCGGTCTCGTCGTATCGATACCGGCGGGTCACCAGCCCGAACGGATCCTGGACGGTCACGGTGAGCGGACCGACCGATCGAACGCCACGCGATCGGAGCGAGAGGTCGTACGAGAGGTCGGTCGTTCCGGAGAGGACGCGCTCCAGCCGGTTCCCATCGGCCTCGAGGCCTCTTCCGAGCTCGTCGGTCACGGTCACGACGGTGCCGCGACGAGCCGTGAGTTCGAACGAGACCCGACGCCGCTCCCCGACGTAGCCGGGTGCGACGGGACGACGGCGAAGCGACGGCCGGGAACTGACGCCGACGATGACGATCGCCGCGACGCCAGCGACGACCAGCGGCGCGATGACGGCGTTTAGCGCCTCGCGACCACCGTTGACAGCGACGAAGCCGCCAGCAGCGATCGCCACGAGCACCGTCGCGCCTCGCAGTGTCGGTCTCATTCGACTGGCACGGTCGAGAGCGCGTCGGCGACGAGTTCGGCACCGGGCGTGTCACGGTGACCTCCAGCGCCGGTGGCGATCCGGTGGGCGAGCGTCTCCGGTGCGACCGCCTGCACGTCCTCCGGGGTGACGTAGCCGCGGCCCTCCGCGACGGCGTGGGCCATCGCGGCGCGAACGAGCGCGATCGTCCCCCGCGGGCTGACCCCGATCTCGGCGTGGTCTCTGGTGTAGGCGGCGAGTCGCGCGGCGTACTCGCGAATCGGTTCCCGAACCGTCGTCTCCGCAACCGTCTCGCGCGCCCGGAGGACGTCACGCCGGTCTGCGACCGGTTCCAGTTCCTCGA containing:
- a CDS encoding DUF58 domain-containing protein — encoded protein: MRPTLRGATVLVAIAAGGFVAVNGGREALNAVIAPLVVAGVAAIVIVGVSSRPSLRRRPVAPGYVGERRRVSFELTARRGTVVTVTDELGRGLEADGNRLERVLSGTTDLSYDLSLRSRGVRSVGPLTVTVQDPFGLVTRRYRYDETEPVVVYPPVYELRPDARAQLEGYVSDATEFDRAVFEHLREYERGDSLRDVHWKSAAKRPDGDLVVKEFVADDGLDRLTMAGTVAEGDADDLAAALATLADHLFEMDVGVVLWLPGDRRVEATPATREEAFLALAELEAGSVAPDHREDADIVVDAAADGVVLSLSGRSVSFADLCAYETSPPDTGSGDAISGTNSPSEAQLATGGTA